The nucleotide window CGGTCACGTCGAGTGGCCGCGCCTCGAAGCCGTCTGTCGGGAGGTCGCAGCCCGGTACGGGCAGTCGACCGTCCACGTGAACTTCCTCGACGGCGACAACTGGCTCTCGACGCCCTGCGTCGTCGACGATCGCTGGTTCGTCAAGATCATCAGCCCACAGAACGCGCTGGTCCACGCGCTGTTCACCGCCGGACGAAACCTCGGGATGTTTTCGAGCGGCACCGAGGGCTTCTTCGAGCGCCTCGACAGCCCCCTGGAGATGGCCGAACACGAACTCGCCGCCACCCGCCGCATCCGCGATATCGGCGTCAACGCGCCCGAGCCGATCGAGGCGTTCAGTCACGGCGATCTCGGCGTGGTCGTCCTCGAATATCTGCCCGCGTTCCGGACGCTTGCGGAGCTCTCGCCGGCGGAGACGGCGGCGATCGCGCCAGACCTCGTCGCGTCGCTCGCACGAATGCACGCAGCGGGCTTCGGTCACGGCGATCTCCAGGCCGAAAACGTCCTCGTCGCCGACGGCGAACTCTACGTCATCGACGCGACGAGCGTGCGCGAGGACGCCTCCGTCGACGCGCGGTCGTACGATCTCGCGTGTGCGCTCGCGGTGCTCGAACCGACTCTCGGCGGGC belongs to Halococcus qingdaonensis and includes:
- a CDS encoding RIO1 family regulatory kinase/ATPase domain-containing protein, with the protein product MAVRRFVRGHVEWPRLEAVCREVAARYGQSTVHVNFLDGDNWLSTPCVVDDRWFVKIISPQNALVHALFTAGRNLGMFSSGTEGFFERLDSPLEMAEHELAATRRIRDIGVNAPEPIEAFSHGDLGVVVLEYLPAFRTLAELSPAETAAIAPDLVASLARMHAAGFGHGDLQAENVLVADGELYVIDATSVREDASVDARSYDLACALAVLEPTLGGRAAVDVASEQYSIEELLAAREFVDFVGVRPDHDFDAAVLRAEIEKRAA